CGGTCAGCGCAGGATTTCGGCTCATGCGGGCCGGCTGGGTGCTGGTGCGCGAGGGCGTCGTCGCCGCCTTGCCCGGCGAGGAGTTGTCCGGCCTGCCGAAATTCGGCTGGCGGCTGGCGCGGCTGTTCACCCGTCGCCGCGCGCTCGCCTATCAGCGCAGTGACCGGCTGGCCAAGGCCGTGGTCCGGCTCGGCCCGTCCTATGTGAAGCTTGGCCAATTCCTGGCGACACGGCCCGACGTCGTCGGCAATGACATGGCGCTCGACCTTGCCATGCTGCAGGACAAGATGCACACCTTTCCGAGGGCCGAGGCGATCGCGGCCATCGAAGCGTCGCTCGGGCGCAAGGTGGCCGATCTCTACGCGCAATTCGGCGACCCGGTCGCCGCCGCTTCCATCGCCCAGGTCCACGCCGCCGAAACCCTCCACGAAGGTGCTGCCAGCAAGGTGGCGGTGAAGGTGATCCGGCCGGGCGTGCGCCGCCGCTTTTTTCACGACTTGGAAAGCTATTTCCTCGCCGCCCGCCTGCAGGAAAGATACATCCCCTCGTCACGCCGGCTGCGGCCGGTTCAGGTCACCGAGACGCTGGCGCAAACCACCAAGATCGAGATGGACCTGCGCCTCGAAGCCGCGGCACTCTCCGAACTTGGCGAAAACACCAGGGATGATCCCGGCTTCCGCGTACCCTATGTCGACTGGGAACGTACCGGCCGCGACGTGCTGACCATGGAATGGGTCGAAGGGGTCAAGATGAACAACATCGCCGGCCTCGAAGCCGCCGGCCACGACCTGAAGGCGATCGCCGCCAATCTCGTCCAGTCGTTCCTGCGCCATACGCTGCGCGACGGCTTCTTCCATGCCGACATGCATCCCGGCAATCTGTTCGTCGAAGCGAATGGCACCATCGTCGCCGTCGATCTCGGCATTGCCGGCAGGCTCGGCAAGAAGGAGCGCCGTTTCCTCGCCGAAATCCTCTACGGCTTCATCATGCGCGACTATCTGCGCGTCGCCGAGGTGCATTTCGAGGCCGGCTATGTGCCGCGCCAGCACAATGTCGCGGCCTTCGCACAGGCGATCCGCGCCATCGGCGAGCCGATCCACGGCCAGCCGGCCGAGACAATTTCGATGGCCAAGCTTTTGACGCTGCTGTTCGAGGTGACCGAACTCTTCGACATGGCGACAAGACCGGAACTGATCCTGCTGCAGAAGACCATGGTGGTGGTCGAGGGCGTGGCGCGTACGCTCGATCCGGTCTTCAACATGTGGAAGACGGCCGAGCCGGTGGTCAGCGGCTGGATCGCCGGGAATCTCGGCCCGCGCGGCATGATGATCGATGCGCGTGATGGCGCCAAGGCGCTGCTGACGCTCGCCCGCCAGGCGCCGGAGCTTGCGGCGCGCACTGATCGGCTGTCGCGAGAGATCGATCTGATGGCCGAGCACGGGCTGCGCTTCGACGAAACCACCGCCCGCGCCATCGGCAAGGCCGAGGCCCGGTACAGCCGTTCGGGCCGCGTCGCGCTGTGGGTAATCGCGCTGACACTGGTCTATATTGCCTGGAAGCTGATCTAGCTCCGCCGCGTCAGCACTGTCCGTAGCTTGCTGCGATATGATTGCATTGCTATCATTGCTATCGGAAGATGAGCAGAGCGCAATCACATGGCAAGCATCACCATTCGCAACCTCGGCGATGAGGTCAAGGAACTGCTGCGCCGACTGGCGGCGGAAAACGACCGTTCCATGGAAGAGCAGGCACGAGTCATGATCCGGGCCGCGGTTGACGGGCAGGCCCTGCCGACCGGTCGCCTCGACCAGATTGAGAAAGCCCTGCACGACCTGGCCGCCTCACAGGGCTCGACGGCCCCGGCCATCGCAACGGCAGCCAGGATTTCTGCCCGCGGCAGTCTCTCCGGCAAGCGCATCCTGCTCATCATCGGCGGCGGCATTGCAGCCTACAAGGCGCTGGACCTGATCCGGCGGCTGCGCGAGCGCGGTGCCGCGGTGCGGGTGGTGATGACGTCAGCCGCGCGGGAGTTCGTCACCACGCTGTCGGTCGGCGCGCTTTCGGCAGATCATGTCTTCACCGAACTGTTCGACCGCAATGACGAGCATGATGTCGGCCACATCAGGCTGTCACGCGAGGCCGACCTGCTGGTGGTGGCGCCTGCGACCGCCGACCTGATGGCCAAGCTTGCCAATGGCCACGCCAACGACCTCGCATCCACCGTGCTGATCGCCACCGACAAACCGGTGCTGATGGCACCGGCCATGAACCCGAGGATGTGGGCGCATCCTGCGACGCGGCGCAACCGCGCCACGCTGGCCAAGGACGGCGTTGCCTTTGTCGGCCCGGCCAAAGGCGAGATGGCTGAGAGCAATGAGGCGGGCGAAGGCCGCATGGCCGAACCGCTGGAGATCGTCGCCGCGATCGAGGCGCTGCTCGATCTCAGTCCGAAACCTTTGGCTGGCAAGAAAGTCATCGTCACTTCCGGCCCGACGCATGAGCCGATCGACCCGGTGCGCTACATCGCCAACCGTTCGTCCGGCAAGCAGGGCCACGCCATCGCGGCGGCACTGGCAAGACTGGGCGCCGATGTGCGACTGGTCTCCGGCCCGGTCGCCATTGCCGATCCGGCCGGCGTGAAGACCATTCGCGTCGAGCGCGCGCAAGAGATGCGCGATGCGGTGGAGCAGCTTTTGCCTGCCGACGCCGCGGTCTTCGTCGCTGCCGTTGCCGACTGGCGCTCCGAAAATTCGGCCGGCGAAAAGATCAAGAAGGTGGCGGGCGAAGGGCCACCGGTGCTTCGTATGGTGGAGAACCCCGACATCCTTGCCGGGGTCGGCCACCACAAGCAGCGACCCGGCCTGGTCGTGGGCTTCGCCGCCGAGACGCAGGACCTTTTGCGCAATGCCGAGGCCAAGCTGAAGAAGAAAGGCGCCGATTTTATCGTCGCCAACAACGTCTCGCACGAAAGCGGCATCGGCCCTTCAGGCGTCATGGGCGGCGATCGCAACCGGGTCCGGATCGTCTCGAAGACCGGCGTCGAAGAGTGGCCCGAAATGACCAAGGACGAGGTGGCGGCACGGCTCGCCACCCTGATCGCCGAGCGCCTCAAAACGATCGTCGTCTAACCAGGACGCGCGACGCACGCACCGCCTGCCGCTCGACGGTGGCCAGGCGATGCCTCAGCTTCGCCGGTCCGGAGACCCTCTCCCCGTCAATTGGCCAAAAGCTCCGCCGTGCGGGCAAGAGCCCCGCCGAAGCCGTTGAGCGGAACGGAAAAGCTCACCTGCTGTCCCGTGTCGGCCGCGAAAGCGTCGATCTTGAGCGTCGTGCCCGACTTGAGCAGCGGCGTGACGTTGGCATCGAATGCCACAGGCACGAGGCAGCCGACCACCTGACAGGTGTTGAACGGCAGGCTGCCATCGAGTTTCTGGTCGTCGACGGTCAGGGTGACGCCCTTGGCGAGCGCGAGGCCAAACGGCAGGGCAAGGGTTCCGCTCGCGTCGTCGCCGCTCTTGCTCGACAGCTCGATCGCCAGCAGACGCTGGTTGCTCTGCTTGTTGAACTGCTGATGCGACAGGCTGCATACTTTGGCAGTGCCCGATACCTGGCAATTGACCGTCCAGTCGCCATGGGTTTCAGACAAGGCCGACGCGCCGCCAGGCAGTTGCGGCGCACTGGCGGCGGCATTTGCGGCCGGAGCCGCCTTGTCGCCCTTCGTTTGCGCCGCCATGGCCGGCAGACCAGCTATGCAGGCCGCACCCAGCATCGCCACAAGATACGCGTACTTTCTCATCAAGACCCCTCCCGCCCGACCCCGTCTCGAGCCAGCCTGGAAACTGACCTTGAGACACGCGCTGACTGCGTTCTGTTTCACGCCGTTGTATCTGACAGACAGGCCGACGCCATTGACGCCATTCAGCTCGAGGCCGGCGCCGACCGATAGAGCGGCGAACCGACCGCTTCCGTCAAGTACAATGCGGGGTTGCCGGGCAGATTCTCCGCCGCGGCAAAGCGGCCTTCGATCTCCCATGCCTTGTTCGAGAACTCCGCCTCGGCCATGGCATCGCCGGACAAACGTCCTATATATGAAGGATGAATAGCATCTTTGGCAGGAATGAGCGGATGTCAGTACATCGACCATCGATGTTTTTTGCATCGGCGGTGCTGGCGGCGGTGGTGTTGGCCGGCGTTGCTGTGCCTGCTTCCGCGCAAGCACTCAACCCCGCTGCCAACGGCAACGCGCTGATCCAGCAGAACGATCTGCAGACGTTGCAGAACCGGGTTCAGCGGGAGCAATTTCAGCAACAGCAACAGCAGTATCGGGCCCAGGACCGCGTGATCGTCCAGCAGCCGCCGCCGGTAGTGCCGAAGGTCAGGCCAACCTGCCAGACGCAGATAATCGGCAACACAGCTGTGAGCACTTGCCGCTGACGGGTCGGTATCTCCTTTTATTTAGCCGACTTAGATGGTAGGGGCGCTCTAGTGCCCCCCTTGCGGCGGTTTGGGTTTTGCAAAGGCGCCGCATCACGCTATGGGGGCACTGCACCGACTGGATTTTACGAATGGCAGCCACCAAGAAAAAGGCCGTGCGCAAGGCCAAGAAAGGCGAGAGAATCCGCCAGGTCGCCGCGGTCCCCTTTCGGCGGAACGCGCACGGCGATATCGAGGTGATGCTGGTCACGTCGAGAACGACGAGACGCTTCATCGTGCCCAAGGGTTGGCCGATGAAAGGCAAGAGCGGACGCAAGGCAGCCACCATCGAGGCGCAGGAGGAAGCCGGCGTGCTTGGCAAGACGCTGAGAGAGCCGGCAGGCTCCTATTCCTACTGGAAGCGGCTGGCCAGCCACTTTGTCCGGGTCGACGTCATCGTCTATCTGCTTGAAGTGACGGAAGAGCTTGCCCACTGGCAGGAGGCCAAGCGGCGGCAGCGGGCATGGCTGGCGCCGGCCGACGCGGCGATGCTCATCGACGAACCGGATCTGTCGACGCTGGTGAAGACCTTGAAGCTTCCCGAGCCCGCGCCACTCGACCAGGTATAGGCTTCACGCACCAGCCTCATCCTCCTCCGGAAACGGCCGCGCCGGTGTGCCTGCATAAGCCCACAGCCATTCGCGCGGCAACGGGCCCTTGTTGCGCTCGGCTTGCTGCGATTGTTCCCAGGCATGCGCCAGGATGCCGGCAGAGCGCGACAGCACGAAGAGCCCGCGCGTCAGCGGCGGCGGAAAGCCGAGTTCGCCATAGATGACGGCCGTGGCGCCGTCGATGTTGAGCGGTATTCTTTTGCCTTTGCGCCGCGCGACGTCAGCCTCGAGGCCTCGGCAATCTCGGCGAAACGCCCCTTGACGACACCACGCGCGGCAAAGTCGCGGGTCAGTTCCAGCAGGCGCGGCGCGCGTGGATCTACCGGATGGAAGCGATGGCCGAAGCCCGGCACATAGCCCTTCTCCTCGGCGAAGAAGCGGTCGAGCCATAACGAGACGGCATCTTGGAGCGTCGCCTCACCATCGAGCGCCACCGCGATGTCGCCATAGAAAGAAAGCGCCTGTTCGCCGGCGCCGCCATGCACATCGCCGAGCACGTTGATGGCCGAAGCCATGGCGCTGTTGACGCCGACGCCGCAGGTCGCCACCATGCGCGCGATGGCGATCGACGGCGCCTGCGGTCCGTGGTCGACGGCCGCGCCCCAGCGCAACACCCAGCAGTGCCGCCTGGTCCTCGCTGGGCAGTTCGCCGCGCAACATCAGCCAGATCATCGCCGGGAAGCTGACGCGGCCGATCAGGTCCTGGATTTCATAGCCGCGCAGCCGGATCACGCCGGGACTCATCTCGATGAGCCGGTCTGCCACCATTCCTCGCCGCGTTCGCGGCCAGTCTTCTTCTCCTCGCCGCTCATGCCCGTGCTTTCGCCTTGGCACGTGGCGGCAGCTGGGCGAAGATCTCGTCAATATGCTCGCCGAGCGCCGGTGGTGGCCTGGTCGGCAGCGGCGCTTCGCCATCGACCATGAACCCGCCGCGCAAGACGGTCAGCGGTCTGTCCACGTCAGGCACATCCTCGAAACGCGCGGTTACCTGGCGTTCGAGCACTTGCGGCTCGGCCAGCACTTGCGGGATGGTCAGTACCCTGCCCGCCGGCACGCCGGCACGATTGAGCGTCTTTTCCCAGGCCGCCGCCGAGGTACCTGCCAGGGCCTCCTCGATCTCGGTTTTGAGCACCGTGCGGTTCTTTTTGCGCGTCTCGCGCTCGGCGAAACGCGGATCCGAGGCCAGGTCCGGCCGCCCGATCAGCCGGCAAAGCGTCACGAACTGCTCCTGCTTGTTGGCGGCAATGTTGAGCAGTCCCTCGCCGGTGCGGAAGGCACCCAAGGGCGCCGCCGTCATGTTCTCATTGCCCATCGGCTTGGGGTCGACCCCTGCCGTGAGATAATTCGATACCGGCCAGCCAAGGGCGGAAAGCGTGCATTCCAGCATCGACACGTCGAGGAAGGCGCCCTCGCCCGAGGTCTTCTGTTTGACCAGCGCCGAGGCGATGGCGAAAGCGCCGACCGACCCGCCCAGCGTATTGGCGACGGGATAGCCGACGCGCACGGGCGCCGTTTCCGGCGTGCCGGTGATGCTCATGATGCCCGACAGGCCCTGGATGATCTGGTCATAGGCGGGATTGTCGCGCATCGGCCCGGTCTGGCCGAAACCCGATATCGCGCAATAGACGACGCCGGGACGGACCGCCTTCAGCGCCTCATACCCAAGGCCGAGTCGATCCATCACGCCGGGCCGAAAATTCTCCACCAGCGCATCGGCGCTGGCAACCAGGTCGAGGAAGCGCTCGCGATCGGCCTCTTTCTTCAGATCGAGCACGACAGATCGTTTGCCGGCGTTCTGCGCCAGGAACGAGGCGCCCATGCGGCACTGTTGAGCTTCGGCGAACCACCGAGCTGGCGCGCCAGGTCGCTGCCTTGTGGGCCTTCGACCTTGATCACATCGGCCCCCAACAGGGCCATCTGATAGGCGCAAGCAACGGACGTCTTATGCGTTGAAGAAACGCAGCGTCGACGCGCGTGCTGGGGCCGGCCAGCGTCAAGGCGCCTAGCAAAACGCGTCCCGGTCCGAATACCGGCGCCGAGACTCCAGGCGGCGGCTCGCGCCACTCGTGCCTTCGGCGAGGATGCCTCCATGCTGGAGCAAGCCAGCCTCGCGGCGGAGGCTCAGCCCTAGGTCGTTCGGTTGCGACCCAGGCAAGATGGCCGATAAGCCTCAAATACAAACTGATTCAATTCGAAGCAGTTGCCTGACGTTGCGTAATATTCGGCCGCCATGGCAAGAATCGCCGCCACAAACAGGGGAAAGTATTTATTTGCTGTTAAGCCCGCCATGATAACCGGATCGTTGTCGCCAGCCGAGCGACATGCGGGAAACAACATCGTCTCAACCGGTGAATGAAACAGTCGGACAGACGCGCTGACAGGATCATGGCAAGCCCATGAGGATTCGATGAAGCTGTCACCCATTGATGCGAGTTCCCGTCTTCTCGGACTCGTATGGCCCTTCGTCGCCGTCGTCCTCATCCAGGCGCTGGTGGCCAGCCTCAGCCTCTACACCCTTTCGGCGGTTCGTGCTTATGTCGGCGGCG
The genomic region above belongs to Mesorhizobium sp. B4-1-4 and contains:
- the ubiB gene encoding 2-polyprenylphenol 6-hydroxylase — encoded protein: MSTVSAGFRLMRAGWVLVREGVVAALPGEELSGLPKFGWRLARLFTRRRALAYQRSDRLAKAVVRLGPSYVKLGQFLATRPDVVGNDMALDLAMLQDKMHTFPRAEAIAAIEASLGRKVADLYAQFGDPVAAASIAQVHAAETLHEGAASKVAVKVIRPGVRRRFFHDLESYFLAARLQERYIPSSRRLRPVQVTETLAQTTKIEMDLRLEAAALSELGENTRDDPGFRVPYVDWERTGRDVLTMEWVEGVKMNNIAGLEAAGHDLKAIAANLVQSFLRHTLRDGFFHADMHPGNLFVEANGTIVAVDLGIAGRLGKKERRFLAEILYGFIMRDYLRVAEVHFEAGYVPRQHNVAAFAQAIRAIGEPIHGQPAETISMAKLLTLLFEVTELFDMATRPELILLQKTMVVVEGVARTLDPVFNMWKTAEPVVSGWIAGNLGPRGMMIDARDGAKALLTLARQAPELAARTDRLSREIDLMAEHGLRFDETTARAIGKAEARYSRSGRVALWVIALTLVYIAWKLI
- the coaBC gene encoding bifunctional phosphopantothenoylcysteine decarboxylase/phosphopantothenate--cysteine ligase CoaBC gives rise to the protein MASITIRNLGDEVKELLRRLAAENDRSMEEQARVMIRAAVDGQALPTGRLDQIEKALHDLAASQGSTAPAIATAARISARGSLSGKRILLIIGGGIAAYKALDLIRRLRERGAAVRVVMTSAAREFVTTLSVGALSADHVFTELFDRNDEHDVGHIRLSREADLLVVAPATADLMAKLANGHANDLASTVLIATDKPVLMAPAMNPRMWAHPATRRNRATLAKDGVAFVGPAKGEMAESNEAGEGRMAEPLEIVAAIEALLDLSPKPLAGKKVIVTSGPTHEPIDPVRYIANRSSGKQGHAIAAALARLGADVRLVSGPVAIADPAGVKTIRVERAQEMRDAVEQLLPADAAVFVAAVADWRSENSAGEKIKKVAGEGPPVLRMVENPDILAGVGHHKQRPGLVVGFAAETQDLLRNAEAKLKKKGADFIVANNVSHESGIGPSGVMGGDRNRVRIVSKTGVEEWPEMTKDEVAARLATLIAERLKTIVV
- a CDS encoding invasion associated locus B family protein, producing the protein MRKYAYLVAMLGAACIAGLPAMAAQTKGDKAAPAANAAASAPQLPGGASALSETHGDWTVNCQVSGTAKVCSLSHQQFNKQSNQRLLAIELSSKSGDDASGTLALPFGLALAKGVTLTVDDQKLDGSLPFNTCQVVGCLVPVAFDANVTPLLKSGTTLKIDAFAADTGQQVSFSVPLNGFGGALARTAELLAN
- a CDS encoding NUDIX hydrolase produces the protein MAATKKKAVRKAKKGERIRQVAAVPFRRNAHGDIEVMLVTSRTTRRFIVPKGWPMKGKSGRKAATIEAQEEAGVLGKTLREPAGSYSYWKRLASHFVRVDVIVYLLEVTEELAHWQEAKRRQRAWLAPADAAMLIDEPDLSTLVKTLKLPEPAPLDQV
- a CDS encoding CaiB/BaiF CoA transferase family protein; amino-acid sequence: MGASFLAQNAGKRSVVLDLKKEADRERFLDLVASADALVENFRPGVMDRLGLGYEALKAVRPGVVYCAISGFGQTGPMRDNPAYDQIIQGLSGIMSITGTPETAPVRVGYPVANTLGGSVGAFAIASALVKQKTSGEGAFLDVSMLECTLSALGWPVSNYLTAGVDPKPMGNENMTAAPLGAFRTGEGLLNIAANKQEQFVTLCRLIGRPDLASDPRFAERETRKKNRTVLKTEIEEALAGTSAAAWEKTLNRAGVPAGRVLTIPQVLAEPQVLERQVTARFEDVPDVDRPLTVLRGGFMVDGEAPLPTRPPPALGEHIDEIFAQLPPRAKAKARA